A genomic window from Bradyrhizobium lupini includes:
- a CDS encoding HAD family hydrolase → MKPVLVFDWNGTLLDDAYALLETTNAILDRFGRTTIDMKTLREHCDVPLSLLYRSLGLSRDELATVDRDGSAMFHDAYEALAGRADLREGARRVLELARREGASSIIVSNHIVDPLRYQLRRLGINDCIDDVLAFESRDTQYKSTSKGERLRLYMQKNNLKPASTFIIGDMPIETDIARNLGLISIAITGGFVSEARLQAAHPDYTINNLHELLPILRSYGFFGMHKS, encoded by the coding sequence ATGAAACCGGTTCTCGTCTTCGATTGGAATGGAACGTTGCTCGATGATGCATACGCACTGCTCGAAACCACCAATGCAATTCTAGATCGCTTTGGTCGTACAACGATCGACATGAAGACGCTTCGGGAACATTGCGACGTTCCGCTGTCTCTTCTTTATCGCAGCCTCGGACTATCGCGAGACGAGCTTGCGACGGTGGATCGCGATGGGAGTGCAATGTTTCACGACGCCTATGAGGCTCTTGCGGGCAGAGCCGATCTACGCGAGGGCGCGCGCAGAGTCTTGGAGTTGGCGCGCCGAGAAGGGGCTTCGTCCATCATCGTGAGCAACCATATAGTCGACCCTCTGCGCTACCAATTGAGAAGACTTGGAATCAATGACTGCATCGACGATGTGCTCGCGTTCGAAAGCCGCGACACGCAATACAAATCGACAAGCAAAGGAGAGCGACTTCGTCTATACATGCAGAAGAACAACTTGAAACCAGCGTCAACTTTCATCATCGGCGATATGCCGATCGAAACGGATATTGCACGGAATCTCGGACTGATAAGTATAGCCATTACCGGGGGATTTGTTTCCGAGGCGCGCCTGCAAGCGGCGCATCCAGACTACACGATTAACAACCTTCATGAGCTGTTGCCAATCTTACGAAGCTACGGTTTTTTTGGAATGCACAAATCATGA
- a CDS encoding FAD-binding oxidoreductase, whose translation MRNNRRSHGLWVLTAPPAPQTAPLTDEIAADIVVIGGGYTGLSAALHLAEGGARVALLEASEIGFGGSGRNVGLVNAGMWLMPESLPAALRAPFGERLLEQLGRGPQTVFELIEKHHIECEVERAGTLHCAVGRKGLEEVEARAEQWQKRGAPVLVLNAEATRSKVGGGDYTGALLDKRAGTIQPLAYVRGLARAALAMGARIFTHSEAVMAQQNGFRWRVGTESGSVEADWVVVATDAYSKGLWSEVRQEQIQLPYFNFGTPCLPDDLRKSILPERQGVWDTREVLSSFRLDRSGRLVFGSVGALEGIGRSIHRAWAQRSLHKLFPGLRGVQFETGWFGMIGMTSDNLPRLHKLDRKVIGFSGYNGRGIAPGTVFGSVLASYVLGQIAENDLPLPVTAVEAQRFRAAQEAFYTAGSQLVHLMDSWF comes from the coding sequence ATGCGAAACAATCGACGATCACACGGACTGTGGGTGCTGACTGCGCCACCAGCGCCACAAACTGCTCCACTTACTGATGAAATTGCAGCGGATATCGTCGTGATTGGCGGTGGATATACCGGGCTGTCGGCGGCCCTTCATCTAGCTGAAGGTGGAGCGCGTGTTGCGCTTTTGGAGGCGTCTGAAATAGGATTCGGCGGGTCCGGGCGGAACGTCGGACTCGTGAATGCGGGCATGTGGCTCATGCCTGAGTCGCTTCCGGCCGCGCTCCGCGCGCCGTTTGGAGAACGGTTACTTGAACAGCTCGGCCGCGGACCGCAGACGGTATTCGAGCTCATCGAAAAGCACCACATCGAATGTGAAGTCGAACGTGCCGGCACCTTGCATTGTGCGGTCGGACGTAAGGGCTTGGAGGAGGTTGAGGCCCGTGCCGAACAGTGGCAGAAGCGTGGAGCGCCCGTCCTGGTGCTAAATGCGGAGGCAACACGCAGCAAAGTAGGCGGTGGCGACTACACCGGCGCGCTGCTCGATAAGCGCGCCGGCACCATACAGCCATTGGCTTATGTGCGAGGGTTAGCGCGGGCCGCGCTTGCGATGGGAGCCAGGATATTTACGCATAGTGAGGCCGTCATGGCGCAACAGAATGGTTTCCGCTGGAGAGTCGGCACCGAAAGCGGATCTGTAGAGGCCGACTGGGTGGTCGTCGCGACGGATGCTTATAGCAAGGGACTTTGGTCTGAGGTACGGCAGGAACAGATTCAACTGCCCTATTTCAACTTTGGCACGCCATGTCTGCCCGATGATCTGAGAAAGTCGATCCTGCCTGAGCGGCAGGGTGTGTGGGACACTCGAGAAGTCCTCTCTTCGTTTCGTCTCGATCGCTCCGGGCGACTCGTGTTTGGCAGTGTTGGTGCGCTTGAGGGGATTGGGCGATCTATTCACCGCGCTTGGGCCCAAAGATCGTTGCACAAGCTTTTTCCAGGACTTCGGGGCGTCCAGTTTGAAACCGGCTGGTTTGGCATGATTGGAATGACCTCCGACAACTTGCCCCGGCTTCACAAGCTGGACCGCAAAGTCATCGGTTTCAGTGGCTATAACGGCCGCGGAATCGCACCAGGCACTGTGTTTGGCAGTGTTTTGGCTTCGTATGTATTGGGGCAGATCGCGGAGAACGACCTGCCGTTGCCGGTCACCGCCGTTGAAGCCCAGCGCTTTCGTGCAGCGCAGGAGGCGTTTTATACGGCGGGCTCCCAGCTTGTTCACCTGATGGATTCCTGGTTCTGA
- the ybgC gene encoding tol-pal system-associated acyl-CoA thioesterase, with protein sequence MRASLDGEIRDGRHHMQIRVYFEDTDSGQIVYHANFLRFMERGRTNYLRLLGTNQQALLKEAKNDAPGVAFVVRSMTIDFLKPAVLDDILDVVTVPQEVRGASIALLQECRRGDDLLVTARVRVAFISAGKAQRIPKSLRLAMEGHR encoded by the coding sequence GTGAGAGCCTCTCTTGATGGCGAAATTCGCGACGGCCGCCATCATATGCAGATCCGGGTCTATTTCGAAGATACCGACTCCGGCCAGATTGTTTATCACGCAAATTTCTTGCGCTTCATGGAACGCGGCAGAACGAACTACTTGCGCCTGCTCGGAACGAATCAGCAAGCATTACTCAAAGAAGCCAAGAACGATGCGCCCGGTGTTGCCTTCGTTGTGCGCTCGATGACGATCGATTTTCTAAAACCGGCGGTCTTGGATGACATTCTTGACGTCGTCACAGTCCCGCAAGAGGTGAGGGGCGCGTCGATTGCCTTGCTGCAGGAATGCAGGCGTGGCGACGATCTCCTGGTCACAGCACGTGTACGGGTAGCGTTTATCTCAGCTGGAAAGGCGCAGCGCATCCCGAAGTCGCTGCGGCTCGCTATGGAAGGGCATAGATAA
- a CDS encoding outer membrane protein, translating to MKNFLLTTVSIVALGAIASASGADLAAQPVQPLYSKAPPPVAAAIYDWSGLYVGVNGGLGSSSNCWDYNGRTPEGCHDATGITVGGQIGYRWQIGQIVLGVEGQGNWADLSGSNVSIAFGDVDQSKIGAFGTMTGQIGYALDTVLFYAKGGVAVASNTYRVNSAVTGAQFAGADSSPWGATVGAGIEVGFAPNWSVSVEYDHLFMRDADVNFVVAAGSLGGDRIRQDFDLVTARLNYKFGGPILLKY from the coding sequence ATGAAGAACTTCTTGCTTACGACTGTGAGCATTGTGGCGCTTGGCGCAATTGCGTCCGCATCCGGTGCAGACCTGGCTGCGCAGCCCGTCCAACCTCTCTACTCCAAAGCTCCGCCGCCTGTCGCGGCTGCAATTTACGACTGGAGCGGCCTCTACGTCGGTGTGAACGGCGGCTTGGGCTCAAGCTCGAATTGCTGGGACTACAATGGTCGCACCCCTGAGGGCTGTCATGATGCGACCGGCATTACCGTCGGCGGGCAGATCGGCTATCGATGGCAGATCGGCCAGATCGTGCTGGGCGTTGAAGGTCAGGGGAACTGGGCTGATCTGAGCGGATCCAACGTCAGCATTGCGTTCGGCGATGTCGACCAGAGCAAGATTGGTGCGTTCGGTACGATGACTGGGCAGATCGGTTATGCGCTCGACACCGTACTGTTTTACGCCAAGGGCGGCGTCGCAGTGGCGAGCAACACGTATCGAGTCAACTCCGCAGTCACGGGCGCGCAGTTCGCGGGCGCTGATAGCAGCCCTTGGGGTGCTACTGTGGGCGCCGGGATCGAAGTCGGTTTCGCGCCGAACTGGTCGGTAAGCGTCGAGTACGACCACTTGTTCATGCGGGATGCCGACGTGAACTTTGTCGTGGCTGCTGGTTCGCTGGGCGGCGACCGCATCCGCCAGGATTTCGATCTTGTGACTGCGCGGCTCAACTATAAGTTCGGCGGCCCGATTCTGCTCAAATATTGA
- the sbmA gene encoding peptide antibiotic transporter SbmA, translating to MFVSFFPRPKLFFASSILWTALAMAFWYVFAGNLFPAPEKPVGLATFWSATALWFDLYFALAVTVFAAAWMLFAPHPWATWSILGSALILFTSYFQVQVSVAINSWYGPFYDMIQAALSKSAPVTVEQFYSELSTFAGIALVAVVVGVMTRFFVSHYIFRWRTAMNEFYVANWPRLRTIEGASQRIQEDTMRFASTMEGLGVNLISAVLTLLAFLPVLVRLSSNVTELPLFGSIAYPLVFAAVIWSILGTGVLALIGIRLPGIEFFNQRVEAAYRKELVLGEDDTARANAPTLSVLFSDIRRNYFRLYLNFMYFNIGRIVYLQTDVIFPYLLLAPTIIAGRITLGAMNQILNAFTQVRTSFQYLVNSWSTIVELISIYQRLRSFEAKIHGGPLPSIEIRKPAT from the coding sequence ATGTTCGTTTCATTCTTCCCTCGACCAAAGTTGTTCTTTGCGTCGTCAATTCTTTGGACGGCGTTGGCGATGGCGTTTTGGTATGTATTTGCCGGCAATCTCTTTCCAGCCCCGGAGAAGCCGGTCGGGCTTGCGACGTTCTGGTCGGCCACGGCGCTGTGGTTTGATCTCTATTTTGCGCTGGCCGTTACGGTGTTCGCGGCGGCATGGATGTTGTTTGCCCCGCATCCCTGGGCGACGTGGTCCATTCTTGGTTCGGCGCTGATCCTGTTCACCTCTTACTTTCAGGTCCAGGTCTCGGTCGCGATCAACAGCTGGTATGGACCGTTCTATGACATGATCCAGGCTGCGCTTTCGAAGTCGGCGCCGGTCACGGTCGAGCAGTTCTACAGCGAGTTGTCGACCTTTGCCGGCATAGCGCTCGTGGCCGTCGTGGTCGGCGTGATGACGCGATTCTTCGTCAGCCACTACATCTTCCGCTGGCGCACGGCGATGAACGAGTTTTATGTCGCCAACTGGCCACGGCTGCGCACGATCGAAGGCGCCTCCCAGCGCATCCAGGAAGACACCATGCGCTTCGCCAGCACCATGGAAGGTCTAGGCGTCAATCTCATCAGCGCGGTGCTGACACTGTTGGCGTTCCTGCCGGTTCTGGTGAGGCTGTCCAGCAACGTCACGGAGCTGCCTCTGTTCGGCTCGATTGCCTATCCGCTGGTGTTCGCCGCGGTGATCTGGTCGATCCTGGGCACCGGCGTTCTCGCGCTTATCGGCATCCGCCTGCCCGGAATTGAATTTTTCAACCAGCGGGTCGAAGCGGCCTATCGCAAGGAGCTCGTGCTCGGCGAGGATGATACGGCGCGTGCCAATGCGCCGACATTGAGCGTGCTGTTTAGCGACATTCGCAGGAATTACTTCCGGCTCTATCTGAACTTCATGTACTTCAATATCGGCCGGATCGTCTATCTGCAGACTGACGTCATCTTTCCTTATCTGCTGCTTGCGCCCACAATCATCGCGGGCAGGATCACCCTCGGCGCGATGAACCAGATCCTCAACGCGTTCACGCAAGTACGAACCTCGTTTCAGTATCTCGTCAACTCCTGGAGCACGATCGTCGAACTGATCTCGATCTATCAGCGGCTGCGGAGCTTTGAGGCAAAGATCCACGGTGGGCCACTGCCGTCGATCGAGATAAGGAAGCCAGCCACATGA